The Novosphingobium kaempferiae genome includes a window with the following:
- a CDS encoding sensor domain-containing diguanylate cyclase: MSVDAHTMLLLSNAIAFVAAAFLLIEWRSLREGFLLSFALGFLCIVVGCTLAPLRQEGSFLIGVWLSNSMVPLAHLMFLRGAAAFADRRLSPGWYFAPVACAALMAIPEPHARDQMMSLFNAAFVALLSLRAASVLFEARRTTGSETRMLVSTFLAHGSFYAVKAACAFAPGAFVDLASYTGAMIALSLFEGILVEVALAMSISGALRRRREERVNRLAQSDPLTGLLNRRGFEARSVDVQAQGGALLVIDVDNFKTINDCFGHQEGDRLLVALSEFLRDSLPASAIAARLGGDEFAVLLPRVDAAGGLRVAEGLCSGFALRQGGDACGTLSIGSVSFSAGTSDLSFAHLEADRALYDAKSKGRNRACPAPKPQESAPPLRFPRAIAG, translated from the coding sequence ATGTCGGTGGATGCACATACGATGCTGTTGCTGTCGAACGCGATCGCGTTCGTGGCCGCCGCATTTCTTCTCATCGAATGGCGGTCCCTGCGCGAAGGCTTCCTGCTGAGCTTCGCGCTCGGCTTCCTGTGCATCGTGGTCGGCTGCACGCTGGCGCCGCTGCGGCAGGAAGGATCGTTCCTCATCGGCGTGTGGCTGTCGAACTCGATGGTGCCGCTGGCGCACCTGATGTTCCTGCGCGGCGCCGCCGCCTTCGCCGACCGCAGGCTCTCGCCCGGATGGTACTTCGCCCCGGTGGCCTGCGCCGCGCTGATGGCGATCCCCGAACCGCACGCCCGCGACCAGATGATGTCGCTGTTCAACGCCGCCTTCGTGGCGCTGCTCTCGCTGCGCGCCGCAAGCGTGCTGTTCGAGGCGCGGCGCACGACCGGGTCGGAGACGCGGATGCTGGTCTCCACCTTCCTCGCCCACGGCTCCTTCTATGCGGTGAAGGCGGCCTGCGCCTTCGCGCCCGGCGCCTTCGTCGATCTCGCCAGCTACACCGGCGCGATGATCGCGCTGTCGCTGTTCGAAGGCATTCTCGTCGAGGTCGCGCTCGCCATGTCGATCTCGGGCGCGCTCCGGCGGCGGCGCGAGGAGCGCGTGAACCGCCTCGCGCAGAGCGATCCGCTGACCGGCCTGCTCAACCGCCGCGGGTTCGAGGCACGCTCGGTGGACGTGCAGGCACAGGGCGGCGCGCTGCTCGTTATCGACGTCGACAACTTCAAGACTATCAACGACTGCTTCGGACACCAGGAAGGCGACCGCCTGCTGGTAGCGCTGTCGGAGTTCCTCCGGGACAGCCTTCCGGCAAGCGCGATCGCCGCGCGGCTGGGTGGAGACGAGTTCGCGGTGCTGCTCCCGCGCGTGGATGCCGCCGGGGGCCTGCGGGTCGCCGAAGGGCTGTGCTCGGGGTTCGCTTTGCGGCAGGGTGGTGACGCCTGTGGCACGCTCAGCATAGGCTCGGTGTCGTTCAGTGCAGGCACTTCGGACCTGTCCTTCGCCCATCTTGAGGCCGACCGCGCGCTCTACGACGCCAAGAGCAAGGGCCGCAATCGCGCCTGTCCCGCTCCGAAACCGCAGGAATCCGCCCCTCCCCTACGCTTCCCGAGAGCCATCGCGGGCTGA
- a CDS encoding BON domain-containing protein: MNRRDPNAGSRQTGGYRSDENAWDSPRQANQWQADSNRQAGGGWDAGDDERSGYLTDDARARRSASRDLEGRYTGDIRDEARSRYGDDGRSEHRHGSNRPGYGARGGYGERGYQFSGHRDAGYPARDFDASAGNDFSSFTSEDYGGRDFSGNRGGLSGGMRSSDTYRPSYGPGSWGSSSRDYGDWREYGESRGFLERAGDEIASWFGNEDAQRRREQDHRGRGPSDYTRSDERIREDVNDTLTHDWRVDASNVRVTVKDGEVTLEGTVDSRQSKRRAEDMTDGVSGVRHVQNNLRVQTEGLTAGTGTPGYSHTATTGTGSGTATTTTGMTGSGGTGSS; this comes from the coding sequence ATGAATCGACGTGACCCCAACGCCGGCAGCCGCCAGACCGGCGGCTATCGTTCCGACGAGAACGCGTGGGACTCGCCCCGTCAGGCCAACCAGTGGCAGGCGGATTCGAACCGGCAGGCCGGAGGCGGCTGGGATGCCGGTGACGATGAGCGCAGCGGCTACCTGACCGACGACGCGCGCGCCCGCCGCTCCGCCTCGCGGGATCTCGAGGGCCGCTATACCGGCGATATTCGTGACGAGGCGCGCAGCCGCTACGGTGACGATGGACGCAGCGAGCATCGCCATGGCAGCAACCGCCCCGGCTACGGTGCGCGTGGCGGCTATGGCGAGCGCGGCTATCAGTTCTCCGGCCACCGCGACGCAGGGTATCCGGCGCGCGACTTCGACGCGAGCGCAGGCAACGACTTCTCCAGCTTCACCAGCGAGGACTACGGCGGTCGCGACTTCTCGGGCAACCGTGGCGGCCTGTCCGGCGGCATGCGTTCCAGCGACACCTATCGCCCGAGCTACGGCCCCGGAAGCTGGGGCAGCAGCAGCCGCGATTACGGCGACTGGCGCGAATATGGCGAGAGCCGTGGTTTCCTCGAACGCGCGGGTGACGAGATCGCGAGCTGGTTCGGCAACGAGGACGCCCAGCGCCGCCGTGAGCAGGACCATCGCGGTCGCGGCCCTTCGGACTACACCCGCTCCGACGAACGCATCCGCGAGGACGTGAACGACACGCTGACCCATGACTGGCGCGTCGACGCCAGCAACGTGCGCGTCACCGTCAAGGACGGCGAAGTGACGTTGGAAGGCACCGTCGACAGCCGCCAGTCGAAGCGCCGGGCCGAGGACATGACCGACGGCGTGTCCGGCGTGCGCCATGTCCAGAACAACCTGCGCGTGCAGACGGAGGGCCTCACCGCCGGCACCGGCACACCGGGCTATTCGCATACCGCGACGACGGGCACTGGCTCTGGCACCGCCACGACGACGACCGGCATGACGGGCAGCGGCGGCACCGGAAGCTCCTGA
- a CDS encoding PAS domain S-box protein, which yields MGLEGDLAWRIATYDWASTPIGAIERWPVSLRHTVAMMLPSPVPLVLLWGPEGVMLYNDAYAEFAGGRDSRLLGSNVLDGWAEVAEFNANVMKVGLAGGTLCYRDFMLTLHRHGRPEQVWLNLDYSPVPGDDGKPAGVIAVVVEITEAHHARLALEESEAKLRFLDDLGRAVADCRQAEDILAITTRLTAEHLGLSNCAYADMDDDGDGFTIRGNWHADGSPSIVGHYSLADFGQLAVQELSAGRPLIINDNSVEIAPEEARTFQDIGIAATICMPLVKEGRLTALMAIHDSSPHHWTSYELGVIREVTERSWAHIQRVGAEGLLREREGYNRQILDGAIDYGIVATDLDGNVTLWNTGAAAMLGWTEPEMLGHPIDLFFTPEDRAAGRPAAKRREALENSRAHDARWHLRKSGERFWGLSEMTPLRNEAGAAIGLVKLMRDRTFEHDAQEALRLSAEQLSRAQVAGGVGLFSVDIVANTISGTDEFCRIFGVPQNGPMPPELFEQIIVPEDRHLSSNHARRNSGVAALDVEYRIRRPDTGEERVIARKSEFEFDPAGNAVRMIGAVSDVTDRKRTQLALEKSEAQFSALAQNMPTQVWTARADGRFDWFNDRAYAYSGEPRGALEGDGWARLVHPDDRAATLHQWSSALATGESYDTELRLRDAEGLYRWHLARALPLTDAHGTITAWVGTFTQIEAQKQAEAAYAQDRDRLWSISRDLMLVCDFNGLITAVNPSAERLLGWHEGEMLGRRVASFVHADDLDATAAEIAKLSTGQRTIAFENRYRTKDGDYRLIAWTAVPDERRIHAIGRDITEQRAIEEALRQSQKMEAVGQLTGGIAHDFNNLLQGITGCLDMMHNRLAQGRTKDLDRWLTGARTSAERAAALTHRLLAFSRRQPLDPRPVRTNPLIASMEDMLRRTLGEHIELSLVLAGGLWLTRCDANQLESAILNLVINARDAMPQGGKLTVETCNAHLDSHYAARERDVKPGQYVCIAITDTGVGMSRDTAARAFEPFFTTKPIGQGTGLGLSMIYGFARQSEGYARIYSEEGIGTTIKLYLPRHHGSDSAPDESDQLAALPPAQSGEVVLVVEDEPVVRGLILEVLDELGYNAIEASDGPAGLAILQSDRRIDLLITDIGLPGLNGRQVADGGRASRPGLKVLFMTGYAENAALASGFLEPGMAMITKPFAMDLLAGRIREIIEG from the coding sequence ATGGGACTCGAAGGCGATCTCGCATGGCGCATCGCCACCTATGACTGGGCCTCCACCCCCATCGGCGCGATCGAACGCTGGCCGGTCAGCCTGCGCCATACCGTCGCGATGATGCTCCCCTCCCCGGTGCCGCTGGTGCTGCTCTGGGGGCCTGAGGGCGTCATGCTCTACAACGATGCCTATGCCGAGTTCGCGGGCGGGCGCGACAGTCGCCTGCTCGGCTCGAACGTGCTCGACGGCTGGGCGGAAGTCGCTGAATTCAATGCCAATGTCATGAAGGTAGGGCTTGCCGGCGGTACCCTATGCTACCGCGACTTCATGCTCACGCTCCACCGCCACGGGCGTCCCGAGCAGGTCTGGCTGAACCTCGACTACTCCCCCGTTCCCGGCGACGACGGCAAGCCAGCCGGGGTCATCGCGGTAGTCGTCGAGATCACCGAGGCCCACCATGCCCGGCTGGCGCTGGAGGAAAGCGAAGCCAAGCTCCGCTTCCTCGACGATCTCGGCCGCGCCGTGGCGGACTGCCGCCAGGCCGAGGACATCCTCGCCATCACGACCCGCCTGACCGCCGAGCACCTCGGCCTGTCCAACTGCGCCTACGCCGACATGGACGATGACGGGGACGGTTTCACCATCCGCGGCAACTGGCACGCCGACGGTTCGCCCTCGATCGTGGGGCATTACAGCCTCGCCGACTTCGGGCAGCTTGCGGTGCAGGAACTTTCGGCCGGTCGCCCGCTCATCATCAACGACAACAGCGTCGAGATAGCGCCCGAGGAAGCCAGGACTTTCCAAGACATCGGCATCGCCGCGACCATCTGCATGCCGCTCGTGAAGGAAGGCCGTCTGACCGCCCTCATGGCGATCCACGACAGCAGTCCGCATCACTGGACCTCCTACGAACTCGGCGTGATCCGCGAGGTCACGGAACGATCCTGGGCCCACATCCAGCGCGTCGGCGCGGAGGGTCTGCTGCGTGAACGCGAGGGCTACAACCGCCAGATTCTCGACGGCGCGATCGACTACGGCATCGTCGCGACCGACCTCGACGGGAATGTCACCCTCTGGAACACAGGCGCAGCGGCGATGCTCGGCTGGACCGAACCGGAGATGCTCGGCCACCCGATCGACCTGTTCTTCACGCCCGAGGACCGCGCCGCCGGCCGTCCCGCCGCGAAACGCCGCGAGGCGCTGGAGAACAGTCGGGCCCACGATGCGCGCTGGCACCTGCGCAAGAGCGGCGAGCGGTTCTGGGGCCTTAGCGAGATGACCCCGCTGCGCAACGAGGCAGGGGCCGCCATCGGCCTCGTCAAGCTCATGCGCGACCGCACCTTCGAACACGACGCGCAGGAAGCCCTGCGCCTCAGTGCCGAGCAGCTGAGTCGCGCGCAGGTTGCAGGCGGCGTCGGCCTGTTCTCGGTCGATATCGTGGCGAACACCATCAGCGGCACCGACGAATTCTGCCGCATCTTCGGCGTGCCGCAGAACGGCCCAATGCCGCCGGAGCTGTTCGAGCAGATTATCGTTCCCGAAGATCGCCACCTGTCGTCCAACCACGCGCGGCGCAACTCCGGGGTCGCCGCACTCGACGTCGAATATCGCATCCGCCGACCCGATACCGGCGAGGAGCGGGTGATCGCCCGCAAGTCCGAGTTCGAGTTCGATCCTGCGGGCAACGCGGTGCGGATGATCGGCGCGGTCAGCGATGTCACCGACCGCAAGCGCACCCAACTGGCCTTGGAGAAGAGCGAGGCGCAGTTCAGCGCCCTCGCCCAGAATATGCCGACGCAAGTATGGACGGCGCGCGCCGATGGCCGGTTCGACTGGTTCAATGACCGCGCCTACGCCTATTCCGGCGAGCCACGCGGCGCGCTGGAAGGCGATGGCTGGGCCCGCCTCGTCCACCCGGACGACCGCGCCGCAACGCTGCATCAGTGGTCCAGCGCTCTGGCGACGGGCGAAAGCTACGACACCGAACTGCGCCTGCGCGACGCCGAAGGGCTCTATCGCTGGCACCTCGCCCGTGCGCTGCCGCTGACCGACGCCCACGGCACGATCACCGCATGGGTCGGCACCTTCACGCAGATCGAGGCGCAGAAGCAGGCCGAAGCCGCTTACGCGCAGGACCGCGACAGGCTCTGGAGCATCAGCCGCGACCTCATGCTGGTCTGCGACTTCAACGGGCTGATAACTGCCGTCAACCCTTCCGCCGAGCGGTTGCTGGGCTGGCACGAGGGAGAGATGCTGGGCCGCCGCGTCGCCTCCTTCGTCCATGCCGACGATCTGGATGCCACCGCCGCCGAGATCGCCAAGCTGTCGACCGGGCAGCGCACCATCGCGTTCGAGAACCGCTACCGCACCAAGGACGGCGACTATCGCCTGATCGCCTGGACGGCGGTGCCCGACGAACGGCGCATCCACGCCATCGGCCGCGACATAACCGAACAGCGCGCCATCGAGGAGGCCCTGCGCCAGAGCCAGAAGATGGAGGCAGTCGGCCAGCTTACCGGCGGCATCGCGCACGACTTCAACAACCTGCTGCAAGGCATCACCGGCTGCCTCGACATGATGCACAACCGGCTGGCACAGGGTCGGACGAAGGATCTCGACCGCTGGCTGACGGGCGCGCGCACCTCGGCGGAGCGGGCGGCGGCACTGACGCATCGGCTGCTCGCCTTCTCGCGCCGCCAGCCGCTCGACCCGCGCCCGGTCCGCACCAATCCGCTGATCGCCTCGATGGAGGACATGCTGCGCCGGACGCTGGGCGAGCACATCGAGCTTTCGCTCGTGCTGGCGGGCGGGCTGTGGCTGACGCGCTGCGACGCCAACCAGCTCGAAAGCGCCATCCTCAACCTCGTCATCAACGCCCGCGATGCGATGCCGCAGGGCGGCAAGCTCACCGTCGAGACGTGCAACGCCCATCTCGACAGTCACTACGCCGCGCGCGAGCGGGACGTGAAGCCGGGCCAGTACGTGTGCATCGCCATCACTGACACGGGCGTCGGCATGAGCCGGGATACGGCCGCGCGGGCGTTCGAGCCCTTCTTCACGACCAAGCCGATCGGACAGGGCACCGGGCTCGGCCTGTCGATGATCTACGGCTTCGCGCGCCAATCTGAAGGCTATGCCCGGATCTATTCCGAGGAAGGCATCGGCACCACGATCAAGCTATACCTTCCGCGCCATCACGGCAGCGACAGCGCGCCGGATGAAAGCGACCAGCTAGCCGCCCTGCCCCCCGCACAGAGTGGCGAAGTCGTGCTGGTGGTGGAGGACGAGCCGGTCGTGCGGGGGCTGATCCTCGAAGTGCTAGACGAACTCGGGTACAACGCCATCGAGGCATCGGATGGGCCTGCGGGCCTCGCCATCCTCCAGTCGGACCGGCGGATAGACCTGCTCATCACCGATATCGGCCTGCCCGGCCTCAACGGCCGTCAGGTCGCGGACGGAGGGCGCGCCAGCCGTCCCGGCCTCAAGGTGCTGTTCATGACCGGCTATGCCGAGAACGCGGCGCTGGCCTCGGGCTTCCTTGAGCCCGGCATGGCGATGATAACCAAGCCCTTCGCCATGGACCTGCTCGCGGGACGGATACGCGAGATCATCGAAGGCTGA